In Ruminococcaceae bacterium R-25, one genomic interval encodes:
- a CDS encoding putative ABC transport system permease protein — protein MRNPLVKRIPKELASDWHKYLVIILFMVGMIGVISGMYVGRDSMIAAINAGKEELNLEDGCFELSHKASDEMLDSISTGGMADVKQYFIDEGMKEADEKVAEEIEKELRSTVEEAIEDGVRAQCEAYGITDEAMIQEQIKTAMDENFDSALDEARDSDEFKKAVNEAYEEAHKKVLKAVDEEWEDIAEEYKLNDPGFSPVPVKVFEHFYRNESEDNNNDGTEDATVRIFKSDSTVDMASVIVGRVPENKNEIALDRNHAETVGVSVGDKVRISGKEFEITGLVSFVNYLTMHESNTDLMFDAFGFDVAMVTPEAFDELPSRLHYNYSFFYESEPADKAAQKDTSEAFLKALITQSVVYDNELKDYLPTYLSQARNFAISDIDGDSTGTGIFCYILIAVIAFIFAITISNTIDKEASVIGTLRASGYSKGELIVHYMSMPFIVTIAGAVIGNALGYTAFRGMAVNLYYNTYSLPTPRLVWSPSALVKTTVIPLLLMFLINLFIIVKKLQLSPLKFLRHDLTKSRRTKARRIPAWSFLRRFRIRVLFQNMPNYAVLIFGVILSELMLCFAFGLTDSLVNYGDKAPEMVFAEYQYMLMGYKDKDGNVIETDENTAERFSCHSLMYPKQKSDFSRFEGMGSGGDESITVYGIADNSQYISLPADVPEGSVFASTAFRDKFYLKEGDVLSLHEEYENKSYEFTIKGFVDYDGGIAVFMSNENFNKTFDKKSGEFSGYFSRNEITDIDEQDIATVITVEDISKVTTQLMHSVGGFIEIFKYAMIILAAALIYLLAKIIIERNEHSISMVKILGFKNGEIGSLYIIPTAIVVVLFTLISLVVGYFLMLWIFHAFLLQMDGYFAFYMKPLSMVLSVLYLLVGYAFVSMIDFFRIKKIPMDVALKNVE, from the coding sequence ATGAGAAATCCACTTGTAAAGCGAATCCCTAAAGAGCTCGCTTCCGACTGGCACAAGTATCTGGTTATCATTCTTTTCATGGTAGGCATGATCGGTGTTATCTCCGGCATGTATGTAGGCCGTGACAGCATGATCGCTGCTATCAATGCCGGAAAAGAAGAACTGAATCTTGAAGACGGGTGCTTCGAGCTCTCACACAAAGCTTCAGATGAAATGCTTGACAGCATAAGCACCGGCGGTATGGCTGACGTTAAGCAGTATTTCATCGATGAAGGCATGAAGGAAGCTGATGAAAAAGTTGCAGAAGAGATCGAGAAAGAGCTCCGCTCCACGGTCGAAGAAGCTATAGAAGACGGTGTCCGCGCACAGTGTGAAGCCTACGGTATTACCGATGAAGCGATGATCCAAGAGCAGATAAAGACTGCAATGGACGAGAACTTCGACAGCGCGCTTGATGAAGCAAGAGACTCAGACGAATTCAAAAAAGCTGTCAACGAGGCATATGAAGAAGCACATAAGAAAGTCCTTAAGGCTGTTGACGAGGAATGGGAGGATATCGCGGAAGAATATAAACTCAACGATCCTGGGTTCTCGCCTGTTCCCGTGAAGGTTTTCGAGCACTTCTACCGCAATGAATCTGAAGATAACAACAACGACGGCACGGAAGATGCCACGGTCAGGATCTTCAAGAGTGATTCAACGGTTGATATGGCTTCTGTTATCGTAGGCCGCGTTCCCGAAAACAAAAACGAGATCGCTTTAGACCGCAATCACGCTGAAACAGTCGGTGTTTCAGTCGGCGATAAGGTCAGGATCAGCGGCAAAGAGTTTGAAATAACTGGACTCGTCTCATTCGTAAATTACCTCACGATGCACGAGTCAAATACAGATCTGATGTTTGACGCGTTCGGCTTCGACGTCGCAATGGTAACACCTGAAGCTTTTGATGAACTGCCATCAAGACTTCACTACAATTACTCATTCTTTTACGAAAGCGAACCCGCGGATAAAGCCGCTCAAAAGGACACTTCCGAAGCTTTCCTTAAAGCTCTTATCACCCAGTCAGTCGTATACGATAACGAACTCAAAGACTATCTGCCCACCTACTTAAGCCAGGCCAGAAACTTTGCGATATCTGACATTGACGGTGACTCAACAGGCACAGGCATTTTCTGCTACATTCTTATTGCTGTCATTGCATTTATCTTCGCTATAACGATCAGCAACACGATCGATAAAGAAGCATCCGTTATCGGCACATTGCGTGCTTCAGGTTACAGCAAGGGCGAACTCATAGTTCACTACATGTCGATGCCCTTTATCGTAACAATCGCAGGCGCGGTGATCGGTAATGCACTGGGTTATACAGCATTCCGCGGGATGGCCGTAAACCTTTACTACAACACATACAGCCTCCCTACTCCCCGTCTTGTCTGGAGTCCGTCGGCTTTGGTAAAGACCACAGTCATTCCGCTGCTTCTGATGTTCCTGATCAACCTTTTCATTATCGTGAAAAAACTTCAGTTAAGCCCTCTGAAATTCTTAAGACATGACCTCACAAAATCCAGACGCACAAAGGCAAGAAGGATTCCCGCATGGTCATTCTTAAGACGCTTCAGGATCAGGGTCTTATTCCAGAACATGCCGAACTACGCAGTACTCATCTTCGGTGTAATCCTGTCGGAACTAATGCTCTGCTTTGCTTTCGGTCTTACTGACTCACTGGTCAACTATGGTGACAAAGCGCCCGAAATGGTCTTTGCCGAATACCAGTACATGCTCATGGGATACAAAGACAAGGACGGCAATGTTATCGAAACAGATGAGAACACAGCCGAAAGATTCAGTTGCCATTCGCTGATGTACCCGAAGCAGAAGAGTGATTTCTCGCGCTTCGAAGGTATGGGAAGCGGCGGTGATGAGAGCATTACCGTTTACGGAATCGCAGACAACAGCCAATATATCTCACTTCCTGCCGATGTTCCCGAAGGCAGTGTCTTCGCATCAACCGCATTCAGAGACAAGTTCTATCTTAAGGAAGGCGATGTGTTATCGCTTCACGAGGAATACGAGAACAAGTCTTATGAATTTACCATCAAGGGCTTCGTTGATTACGACGGCGGCATCGCAGTCTTCATGAGCAACGAGAACTTCAATAAGACATTCGATAAGAAGTCCGGCGAATTCTCCGGATATTTCTCCAGAAACGAGATAACCGACATTGATGAGCAGGACATCGCAACCGTAATAACCGTGGAGGATATTTCCAAGGTAACGACCCAGCTCATGCACTCGGTCGGCGGATTCATCGAGATCTTCAAGTATGCGATGATCATCCTCGCGGCAGCCCTCATTTATCTGCTCGCAAAGATCATCATCGAACGCAACGAACACTCTATCTCCATGGTAAAGATATTGGGATTTAAGAACGGCGAGATCGGTTCGCTCTACATCATCCCGACCGCGATCGTCGTCGTGCTGTTTACATTAATCAGTCTCGTTGTCGGCTACTTCCTGATGCTCTGGATCTTCCACGCATTCCTGCTGCAGATGGACGGATACTTTGCTTTCTACATGAAACCTTTGTCAATGGTATTATCAGTCCTTTACCTTCTCGTCGGATACGCGTTCGTCTCAATGATCGACTTCTTCAGGATAAAGAAGATCCCTATGGATGTGGCATTAAAGAACGTGGAATAA
- a CDS encoding putative ABC transport system ATP-binding protein produces MAENFLEIKDLMKSFGTGEAKQEVLRGMNFTVNKGEFCVLLGPSGSGKSTLLNIIGGIDTPDSGFVSINGDKLEDMDEKQLTIYRRKHLGYVFQMYNLIPNLNVKENIEVGAYLSDKPLDVEEVITTLGLQDHKYKYPNQLSGGQQQRVSIGRAVVKNPDILMCDEPTGALDYKTSKEILALIEDCNKKYGSTIIMVTHNEAIKHMADHVIKLRDGIVRHNDINDKKIPASELEW; encoded by the coding sequence ATGGCAGAAAACTTTTTGGAGATCAAAGATCTTATGAAGAGCTTTGGTACCGGAGAAGCAAAACAGGAAGTCTTAAGAGGTATGAACTTCACTGTAAACAAAGGTGAGTTCTGCGTCCTTCTTGGGCCTTCGGGATCAGGCAAGTCCACCCTTCTTAACATCATCGGAGGTATCGACACGCCGGACTCGGGATTCGTAAGCATCAACGGTGATAAGCTCGAAGACATGGATGAGAAACAGCTTACGATCTACAGAAGAAAACACTTGGGTTATGTATTCCAGATGTATAACCTCATCCCAAACCTTAACGTAAAAGAGAATATTGAAGTCGGAGCTTACCTGTCGGACAAACCGCTGGACGTTGAGGAAGTAATCACAACATTAGGACTTCAGGATCACAAGTATAAATATCCTAATCAGTTATCCGGAGGACAGCAGCAGAGAGTTTCCATAGGACGTGCGGTTGTCAAGAATCCGGATATTTTAATGTGTGACGAGCCTACAGGCGCGCTCGACTATAAGACAAGTAAAGAGATCCTCGCACTTATCGAAGACTGCAACAAAAAGTACGGCAGCACCATCATCATGGTCACACACAACGAAGCGATCAAGCACATGGCAGATCACGTGATCAAGTTAAGAGACGGTATCGTACGCCATAACGATATCAACGATAAGAAGATCCCCGCTTCCGAGCTCGAATGGTAA
- a CDS encoding putative hydrolase of the HAD superfamily, with product MRGIVFDIDDTLYCRQDMLVRAAETVLGVKVPDWPLFISIFYEKSDINMAQLESGEVSTRDINGWRYNETFRLLGLPYKPEDGGRAADAYLELQSHMFISDELASVLDKLAKDPEIKLAILTAGESKHQWNKVDMLGLDRWFDRSSVIVTGDTPYTKPDIELFRMMEDRLGLSPSELWMVGDNYDKDIAGAIKAGWHTLWINRRGLPSPEKLPDISVLNDDEFTLSLAKEFA from the coding sequence ATGAGAGGAATCGTTTTCGACATCGACGACACACTATACTGCAGACAGGACATGCTGGTCCGGGCCGCAGAGACTGTGCTTGGCGTCAAGGTCCCCGACTGGCCTCTATTCATCAGCATCTTCTACGAGAAGAGCGACATCAACATGGCGCAGCTGGAATCCGGTGAAGTCTCAACCCGCGATATCAACGGCTGGCGCTACAACGAGACATTCAGACTGTTAGGTCTTCCCTATAAGCCTGAGGACGGCGGGCGCGCTGCCGACGCTTATCTGGAACTCCAGAGTCACATGTTCATAAGCGATGAGCTCGCTTCCGTACTTGATAAGCTCGCTAAAGATCCTGAGATAAAGCTTGCGATCCTTACCGCCGGCGAATCCAAACACCAGTGGAACAAGGTCGACATGTTAGGTCTGGACCGCTGGTTTGACCGTTCATCCGTTATCGTCACCGGCGACACACCCTACACCAAGCCTGACATTGAACTTTTCCGCATGATGGAAGACCGCTTAGGGCTCTCCCCGTCTGAACTCTGGATGGTCGGAGACAATTACGATAAGGACATCGCAGGCGCGATAAAAGCCGGATGGCACACGTTGTGGATCAACAGAAGAGGCCTTCCCTCGCCCGAAAAGCTCCCTGACATCTCTGTTCTTAACGACGATGAGTTCACCTTATCTCTGGCAAAGGAGTTCGCTTAA
- a CDS encoding CubicO group peptidase (beta-lactamase class C family) yields MKLMKKSLALVAATLMTLPVFASCSANLNEEKEPKIYTGSYEEKINAFYEDHKDTTAGAMVGVFDKDGVVFKGYYGYSDIANGIKVDENTVIDWGSTTKTMVWVSVMQLWEQGKIDLEKDVREYLPDGFLTNLRYEKPVRMIDLMNHRAGFQEYYTDMFLPANMQAYSLEEALKLDQPPQVFEPDTLTAYSNWGVALAGYIVERVSGESFKDYVHHHIFEPLDMKDSALAPDLMDNPGVRQRRDKLMCYSGTTPVGNAFYLISLYPAGTCVSTLDDYIKYASCFVKDECPLFEKPETFDVMMTATSYYGDTGVAKNAHGFWALPYGNNTFGHGGNTQACSSYITFDPEKQIGCVVMTNQAGEGDYNGELFDSIYGRSAWLSYVAPDYAKGLYHPARTVLDGRFKIMGASYVTPDAFSDFLWAYNEKDGISKIEMPYGDYYLADTGTAVFECLLVYGWMAFMGFALVSLIVKGIRAIVRKARKSTKKIMLGKTTGFIALFELLLGLCGLGIILSIAVWLPHTIYMWFFYAAGLITVIILALTLYSVIKFIKTPSKESSVIRKIYNIIAILGAVLTVVFVVYMQLWHW; encoded by the coding sequence ATGAAATTAATGAAAAAAAGTCTCGCGCTTGTTGCCGCAACTTTGATGACGCTGCCTGTTTTTGCGTCATGCTCGGCAAATCTTAACGAAGAGAAAGAACCGAAGATCTACACAGGATCTTACGAAGAGAAGATCAATGCTTTCTACGAAGACCACAAAGATACCACTGCAGGTGCAATGGTCGGAGTTTTCGATAAAGACGGCGTTGTATTTAAAGGCTATTACGGTTATTCGGATATTGCCAATGGAATAAAGGTTGATGAGAATACCGTTATCGACTGGGGTTCGACCACAAAGACGATGGTCTGGGTCAGCGTCATGCAGCTGTGGGAACAGGGAAAGATCGATCTGGAAAAGGACGTAAGGGAATATCTTCCCGACGGTTTCCTTACCAACTTAAGATATGAGAAGCCCGTCCGCATGATCGACCTCATGAACCACAGGGCAGGCTTCCAGGAATACTATACGGATATGTTCCTTCCTGCAAACATGCAGGCATATTCATTAGAAGAAGCTTTGAAGCTCGACCAGCCTCCTCAGGTTTTTGAACCTGATACGCTCACGGCATACTCAAACTGGGGCGTTGCTCTGGCAGGCTATATCGTTGAGCGTGTTTCAGGCGAGAGCTTTAAAGATTATGTACATCACCATATTTTCGAGCCTCTGGACATGAAGGACTCCGCGCTGGCACCTGACCTTATGGATAATCCCGGTGTCAGACAGAGACGTGACAAGCTCATGTGCTATTCAGGTACAACACCTGTCGGAAACGCATTCTATCTGATCAGCCTTTATCCTGCAGGCACCTGCGTATCCACGCTCGATGACTACATTAAGTATGCTTCATGCTTTGTTAAGGATGAGTGCCCGCTTTTCGAAAAGCCGGAGACATTTGACGTCATGATGACCGCGACATCTTATTACGGTGATACGGGTGTTGCGAAAAATGCTCACGGTTTCTGGGCGCTTCCTTACGGAAATAACACTTTTGGTCACGGCGGCAATACCCAGGCATGCTCGTCTTACATCACTTTCGATCCCGAAAAGCAGATCGGCTGTGTTGTAATGACAAATCAGGCAGGCGAGGGCGATTACAACGGTGAACTCTTCGATTCGATCTACGGCAGGTCAGCGTGGCTGTCGTATGTAGCTCCCGATTATGCCAAGGGTCTTTACCATCCGGCCAGAACGGTGCTCGATGGACGCTTTAAGATAATGGGCGCAAGCTATGTAACACCAGATGCTTTCAGTGATTTCCTCTGGGCATATAACGAAAAGGATGGCATTTCCAAGATCGAGATGCCATACGGCGACTACTATCTCGCTGATACCGGAACTGCAGTTTTCGAGTGTTTATTGGTCTACGGATGGATGGCGTTCATGGGATTTGCTCTAGTAAGCCTCATAGTCAAGGGCATCAGAGCTATCGTCCGCAAAGCAAGAAAGAGCACAAAGAAGATCATGCTCGGCAAGACAACGGGCTTCATCGCTCTTTTTGAACTCCTGCTCGGCCTCTGCGGCCTCGGCATTATCCTGTCGATCGCGGTCTGGCTCCCTCACACAATTTATATGTGGTTCTTCTATGCAGCAGGCTTGATTACTGTGATCATATTGGCGCTTACACTTTATTCTGTCATTAAATTTATTAAGACACCCAGCAAGGAATCTTCTGTGATCCGCAAGATCTACAACATCATTGCGATCCTTGGCGCTGTTCTTACAGTTGTTTTCGTAGTTTATATGCAGCTCTGGCATTGGTGA
- a CDS encoding heat-inducible transcription repressor HrcA, translating into MQLDNRKKEVLHAIVDDYVSTNEPVGSKSLIERHSFNVSSATLRNDMAELEHLGLIEKPHTSAGRVPSDKGYREYVNSLMTIEELSPREQLEIEKRIDSSVDEVTDLIKNATHTLSETTGFVSLAMSPRLKKSFLKQLKILMIEPGKALVVMVLSAGVVKDKVVRIPNFLSDEQIMKISGAVEKHLTGKPLDEITLVTVETAGKSTDVPEPLLKQVLYEAYAAIKQADELNIYLEGEHRMLSLPDFSSLGRARDLLGTLSDSGMVAGYVNEMENAAREAGSDDSYMIRIGQEITLEGLDDCSFITATYNLTDSVSGNIGVIGPKRMLYSKVISQIDFVKKKLNEEMRKFT; encoded by the coding sequence ATGCAGTTAGACAACCGTAAAAAAGAAGTCTTGCACGCTATCGTAGATGACTATGTGTCTACAAACGAGCCTGTCGGTTCGAAGAGTCTTATAGAGCGTCACAGCTTTAATGTCAGCTCCGCTACTCTCCGTAACGATATGGCTGAGTTGGAGCATTTGGGTCTCATCGAAAAGCCCCATACTTCTGCAGGCCGTGTGCCGTCGGACAAAGGTTACCGTGAATATGTTAATTCCTTAATGACAATCGAAGAATTGTCACCCAGGGAACAGCTTGAGATCGAAAAGAGGATCGATTCCAGCGTTGACGAGGTAACAGACCTCATCAAGAACGCAACACATACTCTTTCAGAGACAACAGGTTTCGTATCACTTGCAATGAGCCCGAGGCTTAAGAAGAGCTTTTTAAAGCAGCTCAAGATCCTTATGATCGAACCCGGCAAGGCGCTGGTGGTAATGGTGCTTTCAGCAGGCGTAGTTAAGGACAAGGTAGTAAGAATACCTAATTTCTTAAGCGATGAGCAGATCATGAAGATATCAGGTGCTGTCGAAAAGCACTTAACCGGAAAGCCGTTAGACGAGATCACTCTGGTAACAGTCGAGACAGCAGGCAAGAGCACTGATGTTCCTGAACCTCTTTTAAAGCAGGTACTGTACGAAGCATATGCTGCGATCAAGCAGGCTGATGAACTTAATATCTACCTTGAAGGCGAACACAGGATGCTTAGTCTTCCTGACTTCAGTTCTCTGGGACGTGCAAGAGACCTCCTTGGAACGTTATCTGATTCCGGAATGGTCGCAGGATACGTAAATGAGATGGAAAATGCCGCAAGGGAAGCAGGCAGTGACGATTCCTACATGATCAGGATCGGTCAGGAGATCACGCTTGAAGGTCTTGATGACTGCAGTTTCATTACCGCTACATATAACCTCACTGATTCCGTATCAGGAAACATCGGAGTCATAGGACCTAAGAGAATGCTTTATTCGAAGGTAATATCACAGATCGATTTCGTTAAGAAAAAACTTAATGAAGAGATGAGGAAATTTACTTGA
- a CDS encoding molecular chaperone GrpE — protein MKKISKRERINRMSNDEELIFGADDEPVKEEADTSSVEDAAASDKASAEAEEPKAEEAKAETEESKAAEADDDDDEDDELEPDSSEAASDLEARYMSLYAEYDNYRKRTQKEKENLYADAVASVTKEFLAIIDNLDRSLEGAKKSDESSLEKVIQGMELVGRQAKDTLAKIGVEEIPTERGTKFDPNLHDAMMHIDDDELGEQEIAMVFAKGYKYKDRVIRHAQVQVAN, from the coding sequence ATGAAAAAAATATCAAAAAGGGAAAGGATAAATAGAATGAGCAACGATGAAGAGTTGATTTTCGGAGCTGATGACGAGCCCGTAAAGGAAGAAGCCGACACCAGTTCCGTAGAAGATGCCGCAGCTTCCGATAAGGCATCCGCAGAAGCAGAAGAGCCTAAGGCAGAGGAAGCAAAGGCTGAAACAGAGGAATCGAAAGCCGCTGAAGCTGATGACGATGACGACGAAGACGATGAGTTGGAACCTGACAGTTCAGAAGCGGCAAGCGATCTTGAAGCAAGATACATGAGCCTCTACGCTGAGTACGATAACTATAGAAAGCGTACACAGAAGGAAAAAGAAAACCTCTACGCAGATGCTGTCGCAAGCGTAACAAAGGAATTCCTTGCCATCATCGACAACCTCGACAGAAGCCTTGAAGGCGCTAAGAAGTCAGATGAGTCTTCTTTAGAAAAGGTTATCCAGGGAATGGAACTCGTCGGAAGACAGGCAAAGGATACTCTCGCAAAGATCGGCGTCGAAGAGATCCCGACAGAGAGAGGAACAAAATTCGATCCTAACCTCCACGATGCAATGATGCACATTGATGATGACGAGTTAGGCGAGCAGGAGATAGCGATGGTTTTCGCTAAGGGATATAAGTACAAGGACAGAGTAATCAGACATGCTCAGGTCCAGGTAGCTAACTAA
- a CDS encoding ATP-dependent Clp protease protease subunit, whose protein sequence is MDLIRSSLVPTVIETTGRGERAYDIYSRLLKERIVILSEEVNSVTASLITAQLLFLEAEDPDKDIQFYINSPGGSVSDGLMILDTMRLIKPDIQTICMGMAASMGSVLLSAGTKGKRCILPNAEVMIHQPLGGAQGQATEILIAADHIKDTRKRLNQILADNCGKDLETLMKDTDRDHWMTAQEALDYGIVDKILVSKKA, encoded by the coding sequence ATGGATTTAATCAGATCAAGCTTGGTTCCTACAGTAATCGAGACGACCGGCCGCGGCGAGCGTGCCTATGACATCTATTCAAGACTTCTCAAGGAGAGAATCGTTATTCTTTCAGAAGAAGTTAACTCAGTAACAGCAAGCCTTATTACGGCACAGCTCCTCTTCCTCGAGGCAGAGGATCCTGATAAGGACATCCAGTTCTACATCAACAGCCCCGGAGGATCAGTATCTGACGGTCTCATGATCTTAGACACCATGCGTCTTATCAAGCCTGACATCCAGACGATCTGCATGGGTATGGCAGCTTCAATGGGTTCAGTTCTCCTCTCAGCAGGTACAAAGGGTAAGAGATGCATCCTTCCTAATGCGGAAGTCATGATCCACCAGCCTTTGGGCGGAGCTCAGGGTCAGGCAACAGAGATCCTTATCGCTGCTGATCACATCAAGGATACAAGAAAGAGATTGAATCAGATCCTCGCCGACAACTGCGGAAAAGATCTTGAGACCTTGATGAAGGACACAGACAGAGACCACTGGATGACAGCCCAGGAAGCTCTTGATTACGGTATTGTAGACAAGATCCTTGTCAGCAAGAAAGCATAA
- a CDS encoding molecular chaperone DnaK: MAKVIGIDLGTTNSCVAVMEGSETVVIPNPEGNRTTPSVVGFTKTGERLIGQVAKRQAVTNPDRTIQSIKREMGSDYKVSIDDKQYTPQEISAMILSKLKSDAEAYLGTPVTQAVITVPAYFTDSQRQATKDAGRIAGLEVLRIINEPTAASLAYGLDKESDQKILVFDLGGGTFDVSVLDIADGVFEVLATAGNNRLGGDDFDNKIVDYLVESFKTSDGVDLRSDRMAMQRLREAAEKAKIELSGVTSSNINLPYITADATGPKHMDITLTRAKFDELTADLVQKTMDPVKRAMSDASISPSDIDKILLVGGSTRIPAVQDAVKNYFGKEPFKGINPDECVAIGAAIQAAVLTGDVKGLLLLDVTPLSLGIETMGGVCTKMIERNTTIPTKKSQVFSTAADGQTQVEVHVLQGEREMAAYNKTLGNFILDGIAPAPRGVPQIEVTFDIDANGIVNVSAKDKGTGREQKITIQSSSNMSEEDIQKAVKEAEMHAAEDKANKEKVEIKNQAETACYQAEKTMKDAGDKISDADKAPVNDEIAKLKDAIAKNDTDAMKKGTEDLTQALYKLSEKIYQAAGPAQGAPGAGPQGQPSPEDFAGYGSESVDPNQGAGPDGFKSAGGDF, encoded by the coding sequence ATGGCAAAAGTAATTGGTATCGACCTTGGTACAACAAACTCATGTGTTGCAGTTATGGAAGGTTCGGAGACAGTAGTCATCCCTAATCCCGAAGGCAACAGAACTACACCTTCAGTTGTAGGTTTTACAAAGACAGGCGAGAGACTTATCGGACAGGTAGCAAAGAGACAGGCAGTTACAAACCCTGACCGTACTATCCAGTCAATCAAGAGAGAAATGGGTTCCGACTATAAGGTATCCATCGACGATAAGCAGTACACACCTCAGGAGATCTCCGCAATGATCCTCTCCAAGCTCAAGAGCGACGCAGAGGCTTACCTCGGAACTCCCGTAACTCAGGCAGTTATCACAGTTCCTGCTTACTTTACTGACTCACAGCGTCAGGCTACAAAGGACGCAGGCCGTATTGCAGGTCTTGAGGTTTTGAGAATCATCAACGAGCCTACGGCAGCATCCCTCGCTTACGGTCTTGATAAGGAATCCGATCAGAAGATCCTCGTATTCGACTTGGGCGGCGGTACATTCGATGTATCCGTTCTTGATATCGCTGACGGCGTTTTCGAAGTTCTTGCAACAGCAGGTAACAACAGACTCGGCGGTGACGACTTCGATAACAAGATCGTTGACTACCTCGTAGAGTCTTTCAAGACATCTGACGGTGTAGATCTCAGATCTGACCGTATGGCTATGCAGAGATTGAGAGAAGCAGCTGAGAAGGCTAAGATCGAGCTCTCCGGCGTTACATCTTCCAACATCAATCTCCCTTACATCACAGCTGATGCAACAGGTCCTAAGCACATGGACATCACTCTTACAAGAGCTAAGTTCGATGAGCTCACAGCAGACCTCGTTCAGAAGACAATGGATCCTGTTAAGCGCGCTATGAGCGATGCTTCAATCTCACCTTCTGATATCGACAAGATCCTCCTCGTAGGCGGTTCCACAAGAATCCCTGCAGTTCAGGATGCAGTTAAGAATTACTTCGGCAAGGAGCCTTTCAAGGGCATCAACCCTGACGAGTGCGTTGCTATCGGTGCAGCTATCCAGGCAGCAGTTCTTACAGGTGACGTTAAGGGTCTCCTTCTTCTCGACGTTACACCTCTCTCACTCGGTATCGAGACAATGGGCGGCGTTTGCACAAAGATGATCGAGCGTAACACAACGATCCCTACGAAGAAGAGCCAGGTATTCTCCACAGCAGCTGACGGCCAGACACAGGTTGAAGTTCACGTACTCCAGGGCGAGCGTGAGATGGCTGCTTACAACAAGACACTCGGTAACTTCATCCTTGACGGTATCGCACCCGCACCCCGTGGTGTTCCGCAGATCGAAGTAACATTCGATATCGATGCTAACGGTATCGTTAACGTAAGCGCTAAGGATAAGGGCACAGGCAGAGAGCAGAAGATCACGATCCAGTCTTCTTCCAACATGAGCGAGGAAGATATCCAGAAGGCAGTTAAGGAAGCAGAGATGCACGCTGCTGAGGATAAGGCTAACAAGGAGAAAGTCGAGATCAAGAACCAGGCAGAGACAGCTTGCTATCAGGCAGAGAAGACCATGAAGGATGCAGGCGACAAGATCTCCGACGCTGATAAGGCTCCTGTTAATGATGAGATCGCTAAGCTCAAGGATGCTATCGCTAAGAACGATACAGATGCTATGAAGAAGGGCACAGAGGACCTCACTCAGGCTCTCTACAAGCTCTCTGAAAAGATCTACCAGGCAGCAGGCCCTGCACAGGGCGCACCCGGAGCTGGTCCTCAGGGTCAGCCTTCACCTGAAGATTTCGCAGGCTACGGTTCAGAATCAGTTGATCCTAACCAGGGCGCAGGTCCTGACGGATTCAAGAGCGCAGGCGGCGACTTCTAA